AAATAATTATGTTATTATATGAACGGCCTATCTAATGGAGGAGGTGTCCATGCCGCTAAATGTTAATTCGAGAGAAAAAGAGCCAGGGGTTTTCGTTGTATCTTCTGAAGGTTCGCTTGACACCAATACATATTCAATCCTGGAAAAGCAGGTAGATTCAATTTTGGAGGGATCTCCAAAAGTTATTATTTTTGACATGGAGTATTTAAACTATATAAGCAGTATGGGCGTTAGGGTGGTACTAAAAGCGAGGAAAGCCCTTGAAAAATATGGTGGAAATCTTGTTCTATTGAACCTTAAACCACACGTCAGGAAGGTATTTGATATTATAAATGCTCTGCCCTCAGAACAGGTATTTGCCAGCGTTGAGGAAATGGACCAGTATCTAGATCGAATGCAGAGAAAAATTATCGAAGGTTAATGTCCTGCACTACATCTATCACATATTGCTGGTAGCTCAATAGGCCTATTTATTTTAGATCTAATTCGGATTGGCTTTTTTCTTCATGATTAGCAGATTCCTCTCGTCCTTCCTCTTGTACTGTAATGAATCCATATGATTCTTCACTAAATGAATTCCGAGTCCCCCGATTGGTCTTTCCTCTAGTGGTTTATCTATATCAGGCGCATCAACTTCCAATGGATTAAAGGGCTTTCCGTCATCCTCTACTTCGATATAAACCTGGCCTTGATGTAAATTCATGCGCACATTTATTACATGCTCATTGTGATCATCGTAGCCATATGCAATAACATTCGCAAGTATTTCTTCTAGAGAAAGATTTAGCGCAAAGACCGTGTCCGGAGGCAATTTATTAGATGCACAAAATTCGTCGATT
Above is a genomic segment from Thermodesulfobacteriota bacterium containing:
- a CDS encoding STAS domain-containing protein, whose product is MPLNVNSREKEPGVFVVSSEGSLDTNTYSILEKQVDSILEGSPKVIIFDMEYLNYISSMGVRVVLKARKALEKYGGNLVLLNLKPHVRKVFDIINALPSEQVFASVEEMDQYLDRMQRKIIEG
- a CDS encoding ATP-binding protein, with translation MSKKISVELKNDLTEIVRMSQIIDEFCASNKLPPDTVFALNLSLEEILANVIAYGYDDHNEHVINVRMNLHQGQVYIEVEDDGKPFNPLEVDAPDIDKPLEERPIGGLGIHLVKNHMDSLQYKRKDERNLLIMKKKANPN